GAGGACGTTGATCTTGTACTTGGCTTCGACTGGAGTGTCGTCGAGTCCGATCATGTTTTTGAATACACCGTTGTTCGCGATGTGGTGACCGGCAGATTGGCTGACTCCCTTGTAGCCTTCACAAGAGAAACCGAAGATGTTGATGCCAAGCTTTTCCTTCATTTCGCGGCAAACCGAGTGGATGTCGTCACCGATGAGACCGACAGGGCAAGTGGCGTAGACGCTGATAGCTTTGGGCTTGAATTCGTCGTAGGCTTCTTGGATGGCCTGCTTGAGCTGCTTCTCTCCGCCGAAGACGATGTGGTCTTCCTGCATGTCGGTAGACATGGAGTACTGGAGGTAGTTTGTTTCCTCCGGGTGGCGGATTTTGCTCATATTGCGGCGAGAGAGCCAGCTGTACCAACCGCAACCGATAGGGCCGTGAGTGATGTGCAAGATGTCGTAGATAGGACCGATGACCACACCTTTACAACCGGCGTAAGAACATCCGCGCTGTGTTATGATACCTGGTACGGTACGGCTGTTGGCGCCGATGGCCTCCGGAGTTTCCGGAGTCTTGTTGACCAGCATTTGCTTAGCGCGCTTGCGTCTGGTCTTCTTGGGATAAATCTCGAGCATTTGCTCGCGGGTCTCTTCGGCGCTTGGTCCGGAGCCCATGGGAGAGTCGTTATTTGCAATTTCGTCTGACATGGTAATTGAAGGCTAATTGTATTCAGTTTGCGGCGACGATATGAGACTTATTGCGAGATATATCGCAGCGCGTAGGTACTTGGGATGAGAGGCGCGGCTTCTATAATAATGCTGCGCGGCGGATGGGGGACGGCGGCAGGGCGCCGCCGTCCGTGGTGGATCCGATCTGATACTGAGCTTTGAAAACTTAGTTGAAGAGGCCGTATTCCATGAGCAACGCTTCGAGTTCTTCGATCTCGAGCGGAGTTGGGATGACGGTCATTTCGTTCTTATCGATGTTCTTCGCGAGAGTGCGGTACTCGTTGGCTTGGTTGACGTCCTTGTTCCAGTCGATAACCGTCTTGCGGTTGATCTCGGCGCGTTGAACGTCGTTGTCGCGAGGTACGAAGTGAACCATCTGAGTGCCGAGGCGGCGGGCGAACTCTTCGATGAGGTCGCGTTCGCGGTCAACGTTACGGCTGTTGCAGATGAGGCCACCGAGGCGTACAACACCCGTTTCGGCGAACTTCATGATACCCTTACAAATGTTGTTGGCAGCGTACATCGCCATCATTTCGCCGGAGCAAACGATGTAGATTTCTTCCGCTTTACCTTCGCGGATTGGCATTGCGAATCCACCGCAAACAACGTCACCGAGTACATCGTAGAATACGTAGTCGAGCTCTTGCTCTTCGTCGTATGCTCCGAGTTGCTCGAGCATGTTGATGGAGGTGATGATACCGCGACCGGCACAGCCAACTCCTGGCTCAGGACCGCCAGACTCTACGCAGAGAGAGTTGCTGAATCCTTCGCTGCGGATATCTTCGAGTTCAACGTCTTCGCCTTCTTCGCGGAGCGTATCAAGAACTGAACGTTGAGCTAGGCCACCTAGGAGGAGGCGAGTGGAGTCTGCCTTCGGATCACAGCCTACGACCATGATCTTTTTGCCCATTTCTGCGAGAGCAGCTACGGTGTTTTGAGTGGTAGTGGATTTTCCAATACCCCCCTTGCCGTAGATAGCGATCTTGCGCATCTTTTTAACCGCTGTTTTTTCCGAGGTCGGTGCTTCCAATGTTGCTGACATGTTTTGTCTTTCGTTTGAGTTGAGGATGAAGTGATGTCTGCCCCAACCTAATCACGTCTTGTGCCAGCTCGTTTTTGGGTGCTTGTAAAGTACTGACAATCAGGGGAATAAAATATTTAAAATAGATTTTACTGAATTTAAGGCCCTGTTTTCGCCCCCCCAAAGCGTCCCGAAAATCCTACATAAACGTCGGATGTAGGACCGATTCCTACCTTTTTGTAGGATCGCTGGACTTAAGGAATTCTAATGTAGAATTTAGCTAAACTTAACATTTGCTGAACTCGCTGCTCTAATTATAGCATTCCCTATTTTAGGCACTCTTCCAGCTTGTCTAGGGGCATGAACGAGCATGCAAGTTGTAGCGTTGGATCGTGTTCCCTGGCCAAAGAAGGCCCGCCCCTCGCTTTGCTAAATACAGCTAACGGAATAAACTGCCGATCGGTGCAGGAGCTCGGCTTATTGTTTTCCGTTAGTCAGACACTCGAAAAAAGTTTAGACTTAGGGGATATCATCCGTCCGGCTTTGAATCGGTTGCGCAGTTTCCTGGGATTGAACCGTGGAAGTATCGCTATCCGAAATCGTGATACAGGCGGATTTCTTTTAGCGGAGGCCGTGGGACTGCAGGACGACGTATCGCCGGACATCTATTTGCAGTTCATCCGTCCCATCGTAGTGCGGACTATGGAGAAGGGCGATCCGGTGATCGTCCCGAAACTGGAGGAGTGGACTAAGGATAAGGATATAGAGAGCCACGTTCTTGAACCGCTGCTTATTGCGCAGGGGATCGGTCTGGTAAGCGTACCGCTACGTACGGATGACGAAGTCATCGGGGCTCTCAGTATCGAGTGTTCGAATTCAGGTAATGGCTGGGAGTCGACGGTACGAATTTTGACTATGATCGCTTCGATCGTCGCTCAGGCGGCTCGAGTGCGAAGGGATGCCGCAGAGCAACTTCAGAGTTTACGGGCGGAGAATGAGCGGCTGCAGGAGGAAATCGCCCATGGCTTTCGACCAAACAACATGATCGGCAATTCCAGCATCATGAAAACGGTCTATTACCACATCGAGCAGGTGGCCAACAGTTCGACATCGGTTTTGGTTCGTGGGGAAAGCGGCACCGGCAAGGAGCTGGTCGCGAAAGCGCTTCATGAAAAGAGCCCTCGCAAGAAGAAGCCGTTTGTGAAGTTCAATTGTGCCGCTTTGCCGGACTCCATCATCGAGAGCGAGCTCTTCGGTCATGAGAAGGGAGCCTTCACCGGGGCGCTCGCCATGCGCAAAGGGCGTTTCGAAGCCGCAGACGGAGGTACTATTTTCTTGGATGAGATTGGTGACATTTCGCAATCCACCCAGATTAAGCTCCTTCGTGTTCTTCAGGAACGGGAGTTCGAACGAGTTGGCAGCCAGGAGACCCGTCGCGTCGATGTGCGCGTGGTTGCAGCTACCAGTCGGAACCTCGAAGAGATGATCGAAGAGGGGGCTTTCCGTGAGGACCTTTATTACCGCTTAAACGTTTTTCCCATCTACATGCCGCCGTTGCGGGAGCGCAAATGCGACATCCTCATGCTAGCCGATCACTTTATCGATAAATTTTCGAAGCGTCTGGGCCAGAAGCGGACTCGCATCTCTTCTGCTGCCATAGACATGCTGGTGAGCTATCACTGGGCCGGAAACGTCCGCGAGCTGGAGAATTGTATCGAACGCGCGGTGCTGCTGGCGAAGGGGCAGAGTATCAAGGCTCACCATCTTCCACCGACGCTGCAGAAGAAAACTAAGGCGGAATCGTCCGAGGTCGCGACTTTGGAGGATGCGGTGCAAGCTCTGGAGCGCGAAATGATCGTGGATGCGCTGAAGGAGACCGGGAGCAATTTGGCGGAAGCTGCCCGACGCTTGGGCATCACGGAGAGAAAAGCGGGTCTTCGCGTCAAGAAATACGGTATCGACTTGGCTCGCTTCAAAAATTGAGGCCCTGCGGCCAGCCCCTTATCCGGACCTCCTTTTCGAGTTGCAGATCGATGAGGGCGGACTTGTGATGCGGGGATGAGCGCAAGCCCCGAGATCAAGAACGACAAGTCAGCTTTGCCCGACGAGCACGGGCGTTTTGGCCAGTTTGGAGGAAGTTATGTTCCCGAAACTCTTGTCACCGCACTAGAGGACCTGACCAAAGAGTACGAGGCTGCCAAAAAGGATCCTGAGTTTCAGAAGGAGCTAGCCTTTTACCTCAAGGAATTCGCGGGACGCCCCACTGGTTTGTACTACGCTGAAAGGCTGACCGAAGAACTCGGCGGGGCTAAGATCTATCTGAAGCGGGAAGACTTGCTGCATACTGGAGCCCATAAGATCAACAACGCCATCGGGCAGGCTCTGCTGGCTAAACGGATGGGCAAAAAACGAGTGATCGCGGAGACGGGAGCCGGCCAACACGGGGTGGCTACTGCAACCGTTTGCGCCCGTTTCGGACTCGAGTGTGTGGTTTATATGGGGGCGGTCGACATGGAGCGGCAGAAGCTCAACGTTTTCCGGATGCGCCTTTGCGGAGCGGAAGTTCGTGGCGTGGAAAGCGGACAAAAGACTCTGAAGGACGCGGTGAACGAGGCGATGCGCGATTGGGTGACTAATGTTCGCGACACGCACTATATTTTAGGTTCGGCCCTGGGCGCCCACCCATACCCCATGATGGTGCGCGATTTTCACAAGATAATCGGCGAGGAGACTCGAAAGGAAATCCTGGAAAAGGAAGGCCGGCTCCCCGACGAATTGGTAGCTTGTGTGGGAGGCGGAAGTAATGCTATCGGCCTATTCTATGATTTTCTCGATGAAGAGGGCATTCGCATGGTGGGAGTGGAAGCCGGGGGTCGCGGCATCAAGCTCGGCGAGCATGCGGCCCGTTTCGAGGGAGGTCGCCTCGGAGTGCTGCAAGGATCGAAGACTTACATTTTGCAGAACCCGGACGGGCAAATCGAGTTGACCCATTCTATCTCTGCGGGCCTCGACTATGCAGCTATCGGACCGGAGCACGCCTATTATCGAGACACGGGACGAATTGATTACGCCTATGCAACCGACGAGGCTGTGCTAGAGGCTTTCAAGACGCTGAGTCGCACGGAAGGGATTATCCCTGCCTTGGAGTCCAGCCACGCGATCGCTTACGTACTCAAACGAGCTCCAGAAATGGATAAGGATAAGATCATCGTGATGAGTCTAAGTGGCCGTGGAGATAAGGATGTGAGCCAAGTTGCCCAAATGCTTGGCGCTGATGTTTAGTTTTCTGGCAATCGTATCATGAATAGCATGACAGGATTTGGCCGCTGCGAAGTGGCAAAGGACGGGGTAGTTGTTTCGCTACGCGTAAGCTCGGTCAACCGTAAGAATTTGGAAGTGGTATGCTCGCTGCCCAAAGAACTTCAGCAGCTTGAACGCAAGGTGCAGGAGAAGGTTCGAGCGGTCGCGGCTCGTGGACGTTTCCAGTTTTCTTTAGACGTTCGCCAGCAAGGTAGCAGCAGCGTCGGCCTGCCTACCGACGAGCAGATCGATTCGGTCTTGGAGCGTCTCAAGTCGATCGCAGAGCGGCATGGGGCTAGTTTCGTAGTAGATGCGGACCTACTTGTGCAGGTGTCGCGGCTGCTAGAGAAAGAGGATGCGGGTCTTCCAGAGAAAACGGCGGAGGCACTTTTGTTTCAAGCTGTGGATACCGCTTTGCAGGAGTTGGTGACTATGCGTGAAAAAGAAGGCGAGGCCCTGAAGGCAGATCTCGAATCACGTGGTCAAACCCTGAAATCCTTAGTGGATCAAGTACGGGAGCAAGCTCCTGGCATGGTGGACAAGTATCGTGAGAATCTTTTGGCTCGCTTGGAACAAGGAGGTTTGGAGGTCGATATCAATGACGACCGCGTTTTGCGGGAGATCGCCCTTTTTGCAGATCGTTGCGATATCTCCGAAGAGATTACCCGACTCGACAGCCACTTGGAACAGTTCGTTGAGCTTATCAATAAGGGTGAGCCTGTCGGACGTCCACTGGAGTTTCTTCTGCAAGAGGTCGGTCGAGAGATAAACACCAGTGGAAGCAAGGCTACCTCGATTGAAGTGTCGCGCTTGGTGCTAGAATTGAAGAACGAGCTTGAGCGGATACGCGAGCAGGTTGCTAACGTCGAATAGTCGTCGCGAAAAGACGAATACGATTCGTTGAAACCTAGGCTTTGTCCTCTTGTTTCAGAGGGTTTGATGGGGCGTTCTCCTCAAGAGAGTCACTGCTCTCGGCTTCATCGCCGCTATTCTCTGCTGCGTTGAATACCGCTTCTTCGTTTTCCTTCTGGATTTCCTCTGGTGTCTTTTCGTTGGATCGAAAAGAGAAGATTATATACAAAGCCACTCCTACCGTGATTCCTGAGTCGGCGATGTTAAAACTGGGGAAGTAGTAATCCCCATAATGGAAATCTAGGAAATCTATGACTTTCTGAATACGAATCCGATCGATCATGTTTCCGATGATTCCGCCAATGATAAGTCCGTAGCTCAGCTGGATTTTTGGCAGATGAAGCTCTAGGGCCTTTCGGAAAAAGAAGAGAAGGCCGAGGGCTAGGAATCCGACCGCGGTGAGTGGCCAGATGTGGCCGGAAAACATGGACCACGCTGCTCCGGTATTGGTGACCCAGACGATGTTGAAGAAGCCCGGTATGACTTCTATGCTCTCAGGCGGGAAGAAGGCTCCCTCGTAGGGGAGCGTGTTTACTACCCAGAGTTTAGTGGCTTGGTCTAGAAGCAAAACGGCTGCTGCCAAGGTGAGCAGCAGCCTGTATTTGGAAAACTTTGACACGCGGTGCGTGGTTTAGTTGTCGTCGTCGTCCGATCCGTAGTTGAGTGAATCCTCGGATGAGGCGTCGGCGAAAACTCCACCAGATTGAGCGCGTGTGCGGAAGGTGTTCTTCTCGATTTGCTCTTGGGTCTTCATGGAGTAGCGAGTGAACGGTACGGCCATGAGTCGCTCATCACGAATCTGTTTGCCGGTCATTTCGCAGAAACCGTAGGTACCGTCGAAAATGCGATCGATGGCAGC
This DNA window, taken from Pelagicoccus albus, encodes the following:
- the trpB gene encoding tryptophan synthase subunit beta, with translation MSASPEIKNDKSALPDEHGRFGQFGGSYVPETLVTALEDLTKEYEAAKKDPEFQKELAFYLKEFAGRPTGLYYAERLTEELGGAKIYLKREDLLHTGAHKINNAIGQALLAKRMGKKRVIAETGAGQHGVATATVCARFGLECVVYMGAVDMERQKLNVFRMRLCGAEVRGVESGQKTLKDAVNEAMRDWVTNVRDTHYILGSALGAHPYPMMVRDFHKIIGEETRKEILEKEGRLPDELVACVGGGSNAIGLFYDFLDEEGIRMVGVEAGGRGIKLGEHAARFEGGRLGVLQGSKTYILQNPDGQIELTHSISAGLDYAAIGPEHAYYRDTGRIDYAYATDEAVLEAFKTLSRTEGIIPALESSHAIAYVLKRAPEMDKDKIIVMSLSGRGDKDVSQVAQMLGADV
- a CDS encoding YicC/YloC family endoribonuclease gives rise to the protein MNSMTGFGRCEVAKDGVVVSLRVSSVNRKNLEVVCSLPKELQQLERKVQEKVRAVAARGRFQFSLDVRQQGSSSVGLPTDEQIDSVLERLKSIAERHGASFVVDADLLVQVSRLLEKEDAGLPEKTAEALLFQAVDTALQELVTMREKEGEALKADLESRGQTLKSLVDQVREQAPGMVDKYRENLLARLEQGGLEVDINDDRVLREIALFADRCDISEEITRLDSHLEQFVELINKGEPVGRPLEFLLQEVGREINTSGSKATSIEVSRLVLELKNELERIREQVANVE
- a CDS encoding sigma-54-dependent Fis family transcriptional regulator, which codes for MNEHASCSVGSCSLAKEGPPLALLNTANGINCRSVQELGLLFSVSQTLEKSLDLGDIIRPALNRLRSFLGLNRGSIAIRNRDTGGFLLAEAVGLQDDVSPDIYLQFIRPIVVRTMEKGDPVIVPKLEEWTKDKDIESHVLEPLLIAQGIGLVSVPLRTDDEVIGALSIECSNSGNGWESTVRILTMIASIVAQAARVRRDAAEQLQSLRAENERLQEEIAHGFRPNNMIGNSSIMKTVYYHIEQVANSSTSVLVRGESGTGKELVAKALHEKSPRKKKPFVKFNCAALPDSIIESELFGHEKGAFTGALAMRKGRFEAADGGTIFLDEIGDISQSTQIKLLRVLQEREFERVGSQETRRVDVRVVAATSRNLEEMIEEGAFREDLYYRLNVFPIYMPPLRERKCDILMLADHFIDKFSKRLGQKRTRISSAAIDMLVSYHWAGNVRELENCIERAVLLAKGQSIKAHHLPPTLQKKTKAESSEVATLEDAVQALEREMIVDALKETGSNLAEAARRLGITERKAGLRVKKYGIDLARFKN
- the nifH gene encoding nitrogenase iron protein, encoding MRKIAIYGKGGIGKSTTTQNTVAALAEMGKKIMVVGCDPKADSTRLLLGGLAQRSVLDTLREEGEDVELEDIRSEGFSNSLCVESGGPEPGVGCAGRGIITSINMLEQLGAYDEEQELDYVFYDVLGDVVCGGFAMPIREGKAEEIYIVCSGEMMAMYAANNICKGIMKFAETGVVRLGGLICNSRNVDRERDLIEEFARRLGTQMVHFVPRDNDVQRAEINRKTVIDWNKDVNQANEYRTLAKNIDKNEMTVIPTPLEIEELEALLMEYGLFN
- the lspA gene encoding signal peptidase II, which codes for MSKFSKYRLLLTLAAAVLLLDQATKLWVVNTLPYEGAFFPPESIEVIPGFFNIVWVTNTGAAWSMFSGHIWPLTAVGFLALGLLFFFRKALELHLPKIQLSYGLIIGGIIGNMIDRIRIQKVIDFLDFHYGDYYFPSFNIADSGITVGVALYIIFSFRSNEKTPEEIQKENEEAVFNAAENSGDEAESSDSLEENAPSNPLKQEDKA